The genomic region TCCAGGCCCTCGGCGTCGGGGTCACGATGATCTGGTCCGGCGCGCTCTCCTACGGGATCTTCAAGCTCGTCGGCGCCGTCACCCCGCTCCGCGCGGACGATCAGGACGAGTGGAGCGGCATGGACATGTCGGAGTCGGGCGAGCGGGCCTACATCTCGAGCGACCTCGACTCGGGCTCCTCGGACCACCACCACCACGCCGCGGCGGCGAGCCCCGCCCGCGCCGAGCTCCACGCGGCCGCGAAGTAGCCTGCCCGCCGGGGCGGCAGCCGTTGCCGCCCCGGCAGGCAGCGCCCCCGCGACGACGCGGAAAATCGCCGCCCAGACGCACTTCGGGCGGCAGGCACGCAGGCTGCAAAGGCACTCCGGCGAGCCCGCTTCATTCCCTCGACTGGAGACCCCCCCGATGAAGATGTCCCGACTTCTCGCCGCCGCCGCGCTCCTCCTCTCCGCGACCGCGGCCCGCGCGACCTCCTCCACCACGTTCTGGACGCCGGCGACCACCTACGTCCAGCCGTACCTCGTGCCCCACCTCACCTACGACACCTACGTGTCCGAGCGGAGCGCCTTCCAGAACGACTACGGGCTCACGGTCGGCGTGCTGCCGTTCGAGAAGCTGCAGGCGGAGGTGGGCATCGACAGCTTCATGCCGGGTCTCGCCTCCACCAACCTCTACCTGAACGCCAAGCTCGGCGTGCCCGAGGGCGCCTTCGGCGAGTGGAGCCCGGGGCTCTCCGGCGGCATCTACGGCGTCGGCTTCAAGTCGGACGTGAGCGACTTCGACATCCTGCACGCCGAGCTCGGGAAGACCTTCCCGATGATCGGCGCGCTCACGGTGGGCGGCTACTACGGGCTCAACGACAAGCTCCTCGTGAGCTCCTCGGGCGACGTCCAGCGGGCCGGGTTCATGGCCGGCTGGACCAGCCCCGACGTGGTCCTGAACCTCACCGGCCTCAACAAGATCAACTTCACCGCCGACGTCCAGACCGGCAAGAACGCCTTCGGCGCGGTCGGCGGCGGCATCGGCCTCTACTTCACGCCGGCCATCGACATCCTCACCGGCCCGGTCTTCTTCTTCGACTCGAACGCCACGACGATGCTGCCGGGGCCCGGGATCCGCGGCACCGGCCGCCCCGACTGGCTCTGGACGGTGCAGCTCGACGTGGACCTCGACTGGCACAAGCTCGTGCCGGCGGCCGCCGCGCCCAAGGCCTGAGCTTCGGAACCCGCCGCCGGGTACGGGTGCACCTGGCGCGGACTGGGCGGCTCCTCCGGGAGCCGCCCTTTATTTATGGGGGGCATGCTGCCCCCCTCCGCCGGCGAAGCCGTCGGAGCCTCCCCCTCCGCTCGGCGGGTCCCTTGCGCTGCGCTTCGCGCAGCTCGCCCGCCCGGGAGGAGCTCCGCTCCTCCCCCCGCTGCGCGGGGGCCCCCCACCACGCGCGGCAGGCTCCGGCCTTCCGCTCGAGCGGAGCGCTCGAGGCGCGGCTCAGCCGGCGAGCTGGGTCAGCAGCGCGTCGAACATGAACAGCTCGAGCCGCTCCAGCTCCGCGGCCCCGAGGCCGACGAAGGCGAAGCAGACCCGCGCGTTGCCGGGCTGGACCTTGACGTCCACCACCCGGGCGCGGCCGGCGACGGGGTCGGCGCCCGGGATCCGGAGCGAGAACTTGAGATCCTCGTCGGACGGCGGCGGCTTCGCGAGCAGCGCGCCGAAGCCGCCCACGGAGAGGTCGAGGGTCATGGCGCGCTCCGAGCCCACCGACCAGTCGAGGTCCACCTGCAGCGCCCGCGCGATGCGGAGCGCCTGCCGCGGGGTCTGTCCCACGACCGTGGAGAGCCGCTGGGCCGCGATCACCGCGCGCGCGAGCTCGTCGCGGCCGGACAGGTAGACCGCCCGCTCCCGCTCCGTGAGATGCTGCTTGCGCGCCTTGTCGTGCAGCTGCCTGAACGCCGCCAGCCACTCCGCGAGGCTGCTCATCGCCGCCCTCCTTGCCGATCGGGGCCGATGATAGCGCGAAACGGGGGCGCGCCGCCCTAGAGGACCTTCTTCAGCTCCGGCGCCGGCTTGAAGCCCACCGTCTTCGTGGGCGCGATCTGGATCGCCTCGCCGGTCTTGGGGTTGCGGCCGACGCGCCCGGCGCGCTTCTTCACCGTGAAGGTCCCGAAGCCCGGCACGGCGAAGCGCCGGTCCTTGCGGATGGCGCGCGAGAGCTGATCGAAGACCGCGTCCACCACGTCCGCCACCTGGCGCTTCGACAGCTCGCCGCGGGCGGACTGCACCTTCTCGATGAGCTCTGCCTTGGTCACGCCGCGTCCCCCGTCACGAGATGTGAAGGGACGGTAGCTCCCCGGAAGGGGACCGTCAAGCGGTGGCGATGCCGAGGATCCGGCGGGCCTCGGCGGGCGACGCGGGGTGGCGATCGGCGCGGCGGGCGGCCGCCACGGCCAGCTCCACCAGCTCGTGGGAGCCACGCGCCAGCACTCCCTTCGCGACGAACAGGTTGTCCTCGAGCCCCACCCGCGCG from Anaeromyxobacter paludicola harbors:
- a CDS encoding PilZ domain-containing protein, which gives rise to MSSLAEWLAAFRQLHDKARKQHLTERERAVYLSGRDELARAVIAAQRLSTVVGQTPRQALRIARALQVDLDWSVGSERAMTLDLSVGGFGALLAKPPPSDEDLKFSLRIPGADPVAGRARVVDVKVQPGNARVCFAFVGLGAAELERLELFMFDALLTQLAG
- a CDS encoding HU family DNA-binding protein, producing MTKAELIEKVQSARGELSKRQVADVVDAVFDQLSRAIRKDRRFAVPGFGTFTVKKRAGRVGRNPKTGEAIQIAPTKTVGFKPAPELKKVL